Genomic window (Streptomyces sp. LX-29):
AGGTGGGCCCCGTCGGGTGCGGGGCGAGTTGGTAGGTGGCCTTCAGCTGCACCTTGATGGTCACCTCGTCGTCCACGGCGTGACCGGGGGCGCTGTGGCTGAGGTGCCAGTCGATGCCGTTGTCGGGGAAGGGCTGTGCCAGCGAGCAGCCGGCGGCCGCCGCTACCGCGTGCAGATAGCCCACCTGCAGGGTCTCCATGCAGGCGGTGGTGGCGAGTGAGCCGCGCACCGGGATCCTCCGCTCGGGCGACCGGCGGTGCGTCGGCGTGGCCGGGTCGGGATGCGCGAGCGCCATGTCCCCCACGCCTTCCGGGCTTTGCCGTTCGATCACCGGCGAACGCCGGCGCGTACACCTGTGTTGTCTCCGCGCCCCAGGGTCGGCAAACGACGGCGTTCGGTGACCAAAGTCCTCGGGTATCACCAGGTCGGGCGGGGTCACAGGTGCCATCTGGCAAGCAAGCAAGAGGAGTTGGGGCCATGCCGCGCTGGTTCGAGGGGCCGCTGGCCGCCTTCGACACGGAGACCACGGGTGTGGATGTCGAGCGGGATCGGATCGTGTCGGCGGCGCTGGTCGTGCAGCGCACGGCCGGTGGCGTTCCGGAGGTTCGGCGCTGGCTGGTGAGTCCGGGCGTACCGGTGCCGCCGGAGGCGACCGCGATACACGGACTGACCGAAGAGCACCTCCAGCGCCACGGCCGGTGGCCGGCGCCGGTGATGGAGGAGGTGGCGCGGGCGCTGGCGCAGCAGTCCGCGCGCGCCACACCGCTGGTGGTGATGAACGCGCCGTTCGACCTGACGTTGTTGGACCGCGAGCTGAAGCGGCACCGCAACGCCTCGTTGGCCGGCTATCTGTCGATACATCCGCTGTGCGTGCTGGACCCGTACGTGCTGGACAAACATCTGGACCGGTACCGCAAGGGTCGCCGCACGCTGACCGATCTGTGCGCGCACTACGGGGTGGAGCTGACGGGGGCTCACGAGGCCGCCGCCGACGCCACCGCCGCCCTGGACGTGGTACGGGCCATAGGCCGCCGCTTCGCCGAGCAGCTGGAGCCGCTCAGCGTCGCCGAGCTGCACACCCGCCAGGCGGTCTGGTACGCGGCGCAGGCGCGTGGGCTCCAGGCGTGGTTCGCGCGCAACGGCTCCGAGGCGACCTGCGATCCGGCCTGGCCGCTGCGTCCGGACCTGCCCGCCGTGGCCTAGGGCAGGCGATGGGGGCGTGGGCGAGCAGCCGGGGTGTGGTCGTCGGCGAGACGGCCCGATGTCGATCGCCAGGGCGTCTCAACGACGAAGACCGGGCCGCCTGTTGGCGGCCCGGTCTGATCGGGGTGGGCGATACTGGGTTCGAACCAGTGACCTCTTCGGTGTGAACGAAGCGCTCTCCCACTGAGCTAATCGCCCCGATGTCCGTTGGGGTTTCCCCCGGCGGAACGCCCTGAACAATACAGGTCGCGGGGCGTTTCGTTCAAACCGCGTACGGACCGCGCCCCCGCGCGGGGCCCCGATCCGCCCCGGCGGCCGCCAGACGGGCCCGCAGTCCACGCCGCCCGGCCCGCATCATCAGGGCGTGGTTGGCCCGGAAGACGGGCCGGCCGGGGACCGACAGCCACCGCAGCAGCGCCTTGCGCACCACCACGTCCTGATCGAAGACGGCCAGGCTGCCGGCGCCCCGGTCCCGTACCGTCCAGCGCGCCCAGCCCTCCAGGTCGCCGTGGAGGGCGATCCACAGCACCCGCGCCTCGGAGTCCTCATGCGCGCCGTCGAGGGTCACCGTCAGGTCGTACGGGATCAGGGAGCGGAAACGGAGGGTGCCGCGGTCCGCGCCGGTGCGGTTCGCCTCGCGCACCTGCGGCCACCACAGCGGGTACCCCTCGGGGGCCGCGAGCGCCGCGTAGACCTCGCCCGGCGGCGCGTCGAGGTCCCAGCGGCTGTGAAAGCGGTAGCGACTCCAGTCCATGACGCCATTGTGACGGCCATCACGGCCACCCCCGAGGACTGCGCGGGCAGGGCCGCCGGCCAGGGGTGGCACAGGACGGAAAACGCCGAGGGCCCGGAGGTGGATACCTCCGGGCCCTCGGTCCGGGTGGGCGATACTGGGTTCGAACCAGTGACCTCTTCGGTGTGAACGAAGCGCTCTCCCACTGAGCTAATCGCCCGGGCGCAGGCCCAACATTAGCGCATGTCAGACCCCGCTTTTGACCACCGTCGAGCGACGGCCGTCAGGCGATGGCCGTCACTCCTCGATCTTCCACGGCATCACGAGGCCGAACTTCACCACGTAGACCGCCATCGCCGCCGCGCAGATCACCAGCGCGATGGTGGTCAGGATGATGTTCCGCTTGCGCACCCTGGGGTCCAGCGCGCGCTGCGCCGCCTCGGTGACCTTGCGCTTCGTCCAGCGCAGCACGAGCTGCGCCCAGACGAACTCGGTCGCCCAGATCGCCATGCCACCGAAGATCACCACCCAGCCGGGGCCGGGCAGCGGCAGCATGATGATGCCCACGATCACGACCGCGAGACCCACGATGAAGACGCCGACCTGCCAGCTCACGTGCAGGGTCCGGTGCCGCTTGATGAACTGCGGCGCCTTGGAGCCCAGGGCGGGCTCTCCCGTCGCGCCGTCCCCCGTAGCGGCCCCGGCCGCCGCGGCGGCGACCTCCTGCCGCTCGTCACTCTCCGCATTCATAGGGCCAATTTACCGGATCGAACGATGTCGCCGGGATGGCGGTACCGCTGAGCCGAAAACTCCGCCGCCCGAGCTATCAGAACACCCACAAAACGGTCAGAGGGGTTTACAACGGCACCGTAGGTGGCATGTCGATTTCGCCGACGTGCGAATCCCCGAGCGCACACTGAGCGAAAGGCCCTGGCGCTTATGAACACCACGGTCAGCTGCGAGCTGCACCTGCGCCTCGTTGTGTCGAGCGAGTCCTCACTGCCTGTACCCGCGGGCCTGCGGTATGACACGGCCGACCCCTACGCCGTGCACGCCACCTTCCATACCGGAGCCGAAGAGACGGTCGAATGGGTGTTCGCCCGCGACCTGCTCGCGGAGGGCCTGCACCGGCCCACCGGAACCGGCGACGTCCGCGTGTGGCCGTCCCGCAGCCACGGCCAGGGCGTCGTCTGCATCGCCCTGAGCTCCCCGGAAGGCGAGGCCCTGCTCGAAGCCCCGGCGCGGGCCCTGGAATCGTTCCTCAAGCGAACCGACGCCGCCGTGCCACCCGGCACCGAGCACCGACACTTCGACCTCGATACCGAGCTCTCCCACATCCTGGCCGAGAGCTGAGGCCGAGGAGCGAGGAGAGCCGAGCGCAGCCGTCCGACTCGGGGAGACGGCGCGAGCACCGCGGTGGCGGTCCACAACCGAACATCAGCACAGGTGGCGAGGGTGCCGCCGACGCGGAGACCCGCGGCGGCGGCACCTCGGCGTACCGAGCCGCTAGAGTCGGCAGGATCGAAGGGATGTCCCAGGGAGCCAACCGTGCTGATCAATCACGACACCCGGTGCGCGCTCGACGCGGTCGTCGCCCTGGTGAACACCACGCCGGAAGGCACGGACCAGGACGAGCTCACCGACGTAGCCGCCCTGCGCCGCTTCGTCGAGGAGCAGTCGATCAGCGACGTGCGAAGCCTCACGGAGCGTGACCTGGCGGCGGTCCGCGAGGTCCGCGCCCGCTTCACCGAGGTCTTCGCCGCCGAGGACACCAAGGCCACCGCCGCGCTGCTCAACACCATGGTGGCCGGCGCCGGCACCACCCCCCAGCTCACCGACCACGACGGCTACGACTGGCACGTCCACTACTTCGCGCCCGGCGCGTCGGTCGCCGACCACCTCGCCGCGGACGGCGGCATGGCCCTGGCCTTCCTGGTGGTGGCCGGCGAGCGCGAGCGGCTGCGGCGCTGCGAGGCACCGGACTGCGGACGGGCCTTCGTCGACCTGTCCCGCAACCGCTCCCGCCGCTACTGCGACAGTCGCACCTGCGGGAACCGGCTCCATGTCGC
Coding sequences:
- a CDS encoding 3'-5' exonuclease, producing MPRWFEGPLAAFDTETTGVDVERDRIVSAALVVQRTAGGVPEVRRWLVSPGVPVPPEATAIHGLTEEHLQRHGRWPAPVMEEVARALAQQSARATPLVVMNAPFDLTLLDRELKRHRNASLAGYLSIHPLCVLDPYVLDKHLDRYRKGRRTLTDLCAHYGVELTGAHEAAADATAALDVVRAIGRRFAEQLEPLSVAELHTRQAVWYAAQARGLQAWFARNGSEATCDPAWPLRPDLPAVA
- a CDS encoding SRPBCC family protein; the protein is MDWSRYRFHSRWDLDAPPGEVYAALAAPEGYPLWWPQVREANRTGADRGTLRFRSLIPYDLTVTLDGAHEDSEARVLWIALHGDLEGWARWTVRDRGAGSLAVFDQDVVVRKALLRWLSVPGRPVFRANHALMMRAGRRGLRARLAAAGADRGPARGRGPYAV
- a CDS encoding TIGR02611 family protein, coding for MNAESDERQEVAAAAAGAATGDGATGEPALGSKAPQFIKRHRTLHVSWQVGVFIVGLAVVIVGIIMLPLPGPGWVVIFGGMAIWATEFVWAQLVLRWTKRKVTEAAQRALDPRVRKRNIILTTIALVICAAAMAVYVVKFGLVMPWKIEE
- a CDS encoding SsgA family sporulation/cell division regulator yields the protein MNTTVSCELHLRLVVSSESSLPVPAGLRYDTADPYAVHATFHTGAEETVEWVFARDLLAEGLHRPTGTGDVRVWPSRSHGQGVVCIALSSPEGEALLEAPARALESFLKRTDAAVPPGTEHRHFDLDTELSHILAES
- a CDS encoding CGNR zinc finger domain-containing protein; translation: MLINHDTRCALDAVVALVNTTPEGTDQDELTDVAALRRFVEEQSISDVRSLTERDLAAVREVRARFTEVFAAEDTKATAALLNTMVAGAGTTPQLTDHDGYDWHVHYFAPGASVADHLAADGGMALAFLVVAGERERLRRCEAPDCGRAFVDLSRNRSRRYCDSRTCGNRLHVAAYRARRREAAD